The genomic region AGCCGCTGGCTAGGCCTATCATGAGGCCTTCTACAGCCGGACCTGTCGGCAGGTCCATGGCCGAAGGCCTCCATCATGAGCGGCTTGAAATGAGTGATTTGCAGATCCGCAATTTGCACCCCGACGAAATCGCCCTCGCCATCGACTGGGCCGCGGCGGAGGGCTGGAATCCGGGGCTGGCGGATGCCGCCTGCTTCGCGATCCCCGATCGCGAAGGCTTCTTCGTCGGCGAGATCGACGGCGAGCCGGTCGCGACCGTCTCCTGCGTCAATTACGACGACCGCTTCGCCTTTCTGGGCTTCTACATCGTGCGCGAGCGCTTACGCGGCGCCGGCCATGGCCTGCGCATCTGGAACGCAGCGATCGCGCATGCGGGCGGGCGCGTGATCGGCCTCGACGGCGTGGTGGCGCAGCAGGAGAACTACAAGAAGTCCGGATTCCAGCTCGCCTACGCCAACATCCGCTATGGCGGCACCGTCGCGGCATCCGTGAAGCCGTCCGCTGACGTCGGCGCGCTCGACAAGATCCCGTTTGCGCTCGTTGACGCCGATGATGCCACTGTCTTCCCCGCCGCGCGCAGCGCCTTCCTGCGCGCCTGGATCAACACAGGAGGTCACGTCGGCCACGCCTTGCTGCGCGACGGCAGGCTCGCTGCATGGGGCGTGATCCGTCCCTGCCGGACAGGCTACAAGATCGGCCCGCTCGTCGCCGACGACCGCGCGGCCGCGGATGACGTGGTGCAGGCCCTGCTCGGAAGCGTAGGTGCCGGCGAGGTCTTCCTCGACGTCCCCGCCGTCAATCCCGCCGCAATCGCGCTCGCCGAGGAGCTCGGCCTCGAGCCGGTGTTCGAGACGGCGCGGATGTACACCGGGCCGATCCCGCCGCTGCGGCTCGACCGCGTCTTCGGCGTGACCAGCTTCGAGCTGGGCTAGCTCAGTAGCAGCGCATGATGTTGACGGTGTGCTCGCTGCCGCCGCGGCCGGGCACCGTCACCTGCTCCGTCGGGCAGCTCGGCACATAGGGCCGATCGGACGGCACGACGTTCGGCGGATAGCGATGCGTCCAGTCCCAGGGCACATCATAGGTGTAGGTGTAGCGAACATCGGCGGAGAGCGACTGGTTCATATCGGCGAAGGGCTGGCTGTAGCCGGCGCCGTCGTAGAGGTAGCCGCCGCCGCCCGGCCAGTAGACCCACGGCGCGCTGCGGCGGTGGAACCGGGCGCCCGGCCCAATGGGCGGACGTGCCGCAGCCGGCGGGGCAGCTGCTGCTGCAACGCCTGGCGCTGCGGCGCCAGCGGGTCTGGAAAAACTGTCACTGGAGCTGAGCAGCAGCGCAGCTGCGCTGAGCGAGGCGACCAACGCCCCATGTGATCTGGCAATCATGATACGCACCACACTCGTTTGGCTTTGCGAAAGCGGCTCCCCGCCGGAGGCTAGTCCGGGCTGTCGCCCACCCGCAAACGTATAATTAATTATTGGTTAAGGCACGCAATTAGCCGGGAACCGGGTGCGGCGGAACGCCCGGAATTCCCGTCTGTTTCAGCGACTTCGTTCCGCGCGCGCCCCCATATCCAGCAATCCACGGGCGCAGACCGCGCCGGATTGATTGGTTGCGGCCACTACCCCTTGCGCTGCCCGACGAGGCTGGGCAAGAACGTCGTTTTTTGAGAGTTGATGTAGGATTCGTCTTATGGCGAATCGCACATTCAAGACCGGCGAGAGCCGGGAGCAACCCAGTCTTCTGCCTGCGCGGATTGAGGACTATGTCGGGCCGGACAATCCGGTGCGGGCAATCGAGAGCTTCGTTTGCGCGCTCGACCTTGCAAAGCTTGGTTTCGGCCACGCGGATCGTGGCGCGGACTCGGGCAGCCGCCGTATGATCCTGCCGATCTGCTGAAGCTCTATCTTTACGGCTACATCAACCAGGTCAGGTCGTCGCGACGGCTAGAGCGGGAATCTGGCCGCAATCTGGAGCTGATCTGGCTGCTGAAGGGACTGAAGCCGGGTTATCGGACGATTGCCAACTTCCGCAAGGAGAACTGGAAGGCGCTGAAGGCCGCGAACCGCAGCTTCGTGCTGCTGGCTCGGGAGCTTGGGCTTGTGGGCGGCACGATCGTAGCGATTGATGGTTCCCTGTTCCACGGCGACGCCAGCAAGGCTTCCATCTTTACGCGCAAGCGGCTTGGCGAGCAGATCGCGAGGCTGGACCAGGAGATCGAGGCTTACCGCAAGTCTGTTGAAGACAATGATGCGGCAGAGGCCAAGAAGCCGGGGAAGGATCGCGCGGACGGTGATGGTCGAGGAGATGGCGGTGATATCGCTGCGAAGGTCGCGGCGCTGATGGCGAAGCGTTCACGTGCCGAGGCCGATCTGGCTCGGCTGGAAGAGAGTGGCGAGACGCAAATGTCGCTGACGGATCCGGACGCCCGGCTTCTGGTCAAGAATGGTCAGGGCATTGCAGGCTACAATGTGCAGACCGCGGTTGATGACAAGCACAAGCTCATTGTCGCGAGTGAGGTAGTCAACGACAGCAGTGATGTTCGACAGCTCTCTGCGATGGCCAAGGCGGCCAAAAAGGCTCTTGGAGCCGAGACACTGCAGGCGCTGGCCGATGAGGGCTATTACAGCAGTGTCGAACTGAAGGCCTGCGAGGACGAGGGTATCATTGCCTATGTACCGCTGCCCGAAGGTAGCGCGCGGCTCGAGAAGCAAGGCCGCTTTGCGCTCAAGGACTTCAACTATGATGGTGCAACCGACACCTACCGTTGTCCTGCGGGCCAGCCGCTGCATCCGTTCAAGAGCAGGCAAAAGAACACCAGCGGCCGCATTGAGATCCGTTACGCGGCCCGTGTAGCAATCTGCAGGAGCTGCCCGCTCAAGGTCCGCTGTCTCTCGCCGACCACCACCTACCGGACCATTGGTCGCTGGGAGCATGAAGATGTTCTCGAACGCCACCGCGCACGGATGCAGGGTGCGGGCGAGCTGATGCGTCGTCGTTCGGGGATTGTCGAGCATCCGTTTGGCACGCTCAAATGCCGTGCCGGCTATCGTCATTTCCTGGTCCGCGGCTTCGACAAGGTCCGCGGCGAATGGAGCCTGATGGCGCTCTGCTACAATTTCACCCGTGCGCTCAACATCCTTGGATTTGACGGGTTTCTGGCTGCCCTCGCAAAGAGGCTTGCTGTTTGCCAATGTATCTTCGCAGCCCTCCTCCAGCACATCCTGGTTGCTCCAGAGCCTCTCTGGACCAATATCCGACCGCCGCTCCAAATCGGCCGCTTCGTTCCGGCATGAGCCCGCCAACGACCAATTCTTGCCCAGCCTCGACGGGCAAAACACGCGAGCGCTGGGTCAACACGATCGGCCGAAAATATTCCGCTTTACCGAAATTCGGAAACGGCGTATGTGTCGCGTACTCCGGCCCAAGGAAGAGGGGCGTATCGCGATCGTCACGAACGCGGGCCGGGCGGCGGTGGACGCGGGCCACATCGGCGCGAAAAGCTTCGCAGGGCGGAGAGCCGTGAGCGAAGACCTCGTGCCAACGCCGGGTGCGGTTCGCGTACGGCAAAATCGTGTCGTCCTGGCGCCCGGGGTCTGTGCGCCAAGTCTTGCGGTGATGTGGCGGCCCGACCGGGCCCGCAGCGTCAGTCATCCGCAAGGCGACGGGGGCAATAGTGCATCGCTCCCCGGGGAGCAACTGTGCTGAAGTAGACCGCCGATCGGCCGGCCTCAAGGCTGGCGCGAAGACGCGCCCCCGCCTTCGGCGGCTGACGGCCTTGACCCCGTCCGCTCGCCGGTCTGTCGGCTTGGCATGCGCTCGGTCCGGGACCGGGCGCATGGAGGCGCGCTCGATCAGTTCACCGCAACGCGTAGCGGGGGGATCCCATTTCTCGCCGCGTGCAATCATCGTGTTGAGAATGACGATCAGCTTGCGCATGCAGGCAATCACTGCAACCTTCTTCAGCTTTCCCTTGGCGATCAGCCGTTCATAGTAGGCCTTGAGCACCGGGTTGCTCTGGGTGGCTGCGCCGATACAGGGCATGTAGAGGGCGTTGCGGACCCAGCGCCGACCGCCCTTGATGTGGCGCTCACCACGCCGTTTGCCGCTGTCGTCGTCATAAGGAGCGGCTCCCAACAACGCGGCAGCGACCTCCTCGCGCACCGTCCCGAGCTCTGGGAGGCCCGCAAGGAGGACCGCAGAGGCCACATCGCCGAGACCCGGCACGCTCTCGATGATCTCGGCGCGTTTGGCAAATGCCGGTGTGGCCTTGATCGTGGCGGTGATGGCGTCCTCGATCTTGGCCGTCTCGATGTCGAGGCCCTTCAAGACGCGAGCGTGGGCTTTCTGAACCGCTCCCGGCACCGCATGTTCGTTCTGGCTTTGCAGGCGGGTCCTCAGATCAATCAGGGCTTTGCGCGCTTTGACCAGTGCCGCCAGCTCGTCGCGTGCGGCATCGTGGATCTGGTCCAATACTTCGTCGAACGTCTCGGCGAACCAGGCGATCATCTCCGCGTCGATCGTATCGTTCTTGGCGAGCCGTCCGGCCGATCGGGCGAAGCTGCGCACGCGCTTGGGATCGACAATCCGCACCTCGATGCCAGCCTGACGCAGCACCCTGGCCCAGTCCCGCTCATAGCCGCCGGATGCCTCCATTACCGCCTTGGCTACTTTGTGCTTGCGCAGCCAGGCCACCAGTTTGCGGTGCCCCTCTGCGGTGCTCGGGAACGTTTGCCGTTGCGACAACGGGCGGATGCATGCATCCACCTTGCCCTTGGCCACATCGATACCGACGACAATGCGATCGTTTTGTGCCATCATCCACTCCCTTCCTTGCTCGTCCGGGCTCGAAGCCCATGCAACTGTTCGGGTTGAGGAAGACCCACCGGATCTGTCCCTAGCTCCCCGTCAGGCTCCCAGGCCTTTGAGCACGAACGGGCTCAGATCCAGCGACGGGCGGTTGGTGAGAACCGCCCGTTCGCACATTCTGGCAGATTTTGCGGACACAAGAGCACGACATAAGCCGTCAACCCACTGCGCAGGGAAGGCCGGATGTTTGGCTTCACCTGTATGCCGCTGTGCAGCTTTTTCAAGCACACGCTTCGCACAGTGGACCGTGGGTGCCCGGCCGGCACCCGGTCTTCCCTGCGCCCTTTTCACAGAGGGTGACTCCACAAGACAAACCTCGGGCGAAACAAGTCGCGAGGATGCGAAGGTGTGTCTGCGGGGTGGTAGGATGGGTAGAGCTCTTGCGAAACCCATCATGTTTCAACGCGGAGAAAGCGTTGATGGGTTTCGCTTCGCTCTACCCATCCTACAAACGACGTGCTGCAGCGCGTCCGGGACACGAGAGAGGGGCGCTCCCCTTCCCCAGCCCTCCCGCATCGTCCAGGGCCCTTGTAACAAAACCGTCATGCAGCGAAACTAAACGAAGCTGCGAGCCGCCAGCGCGGCCATTTGCCTCACTGCAGGAGAGACCTTGATGCGCCGTTCACTGGTGTTGCTGTCCGCCGGGCTGACAATGCTGTCCACCGGACTTGCCTCCGCCCAGAACAACACGCCCCGCAACTTGATCCTGTTCATTCCGGATGGTCTGCGCGCGCTGAAGGTCACCCCGGAGGCGACGCCGGCGATGGCCGAGGTCCACGACAAGGGCGTCAACTTCAAGAACCCGCATTCGCTCTTCCCCACTTTCACCATGGCCAACGGCTCGGCGATGTCGACCGGCCACTATCTCGGCGACACCGGCGTGTTCTCCAACACGATCTGGACCAACTACACCTCGGGGCCCGCCGGCGACACCGTGGTGCCCTTCATCGAGAA from Bradyrhizobium sp. CB1015 harbors:
- a CDS encoding GNAT family N-acetyltransferase translates to MSDLQIRNLHPDEIALAIDWAAAEGWNPGLADAACFAIPDREGFFVGEIDGEPVATVSCVNYDDRFAFLGFYIVRERLRGAGHGLRIWNAAIAHAGGRVIGLDGVVAQQENYKKSGFQLAYANIRYGGTVAASVKPSADVGALDKIPFALVDADDATVFPAARSAFLRAWINTGGHVGHALLRDGRLAAWGVIRPCRTGYKIGPLVADDRAAADDVVQALLGSVGAGEVFLDVPAVNPAAIALAEELGLEPVFETARMYTGPIPPLRLDRVFGVTSFELG
- a CDS encoding IS110 family transposase yields the protein MMAQNDRIVVGIDVAKGKVDACIRPLSQRQTFPSTAEGHRKLVAWLRKHKVAKAVMEASGGYERDWARVLRQAGIEVRIVDPKRVRSFARSAGRLAKNDTIDAEMIAWFAETFDEVLDQIHDAARDELAALVKARKALIDLRTRLQSQNEHAVPGAVQKAHARVLKGLDIETAKIEDAITATIKATPAFAKRAEIIESVPGLGDVASAVLLAGLPELGTVREEVAAALLGAAPYDDDSGKRRGERHIKGGRRWVRNALYMPCIGAATQSNPVLKAYYERLIAKGKLKKVAVIACMRKLIVILNTMIARGEKWDPPATRCGELIERASMRPVPDRAHAKPTDRRADGVKAVSRRRRGRVFAPALRPADRRSTSAQLLPGERCTIAPVALRMTDAAGPVGPPHHRKTWRTDPGRQDDTILPYANRTRRWHEVFAHGSPPCEAFRADVARVHRRPARVRDDRDTPLFLGPEYATHTPFPNFGKAEYFRPIVLTQRSRVLPVEAGQELVVGGLMPERSGRFGAAVGYWSREALEQPGCAGGGLRRYIGKQQASLRGQPETRQIQGC